The window CCGAATCATTTCAATTGTATCACCAGAATCTGCGCCTATTAAGCGCATTATCACGGTAGCTCGTGATAACAACAAGCTGGTCGATGCTACATATGGCCGACGAACTCGTGCGGTCATTATAACTGACAGTGATCATGTGGTGTTGTCAGCCGTTCAACCAGAAACGGTCGGCGGACGCGTAATCAGCCACGATGATTTATCTGACGAAGGGTAGGAGCTTTACTGTGATTGATAAGAAAGGGATTTTATTTATCCTCTCTGGACCGTCCGGTGTCGGAAAGGGAACTGTTCGTAAGTCTTTATTCGAGAAG of the Pontibacillus halophilus JSM 076056 = DSM 19796 genome contains:
- the remA gene encoding extracellular matrix/biofilm regulator RemA yields the protein MSLRLINIGFGNVVSANRIISIVSPESAPIKRIITVARDNNKLVDATYGRRTRAVIITDSDHVVLSAVQPETVGGRVISHDDLSDEG